The Phlebotomus papatasi isolate M1 chromosome 3, Ppap_2.1, whole genome shotgun sequence genomic sequence tagtacatacatgtactaaaatgttattttcacttAAGGTTTGTTAGCtttcaaatttcattattataaattaaaactaAACCATAAAAGCTGCGTTCAAATTTATCTTTTAGTGACACATACaatgttattatttattaatcgcATCAGGATATATCTGTTACAATTTAATCATATtgtcgtatatcccgtgttggtaGAATATGGTGATTTCAACTTATAATGTTAATATCGTATAAACATgtactaaataatgaaatttaaattatctGGAACCACCTgatattacaaatttatttatttgggcactcaatgggatAAGTGGtaaagcactcgctctatgatgcaagagTACCGTGTTCGAATCCCAtttagatcaccaggaatttttcactgcacttgatttcacggggTATAGGTCTGACAATCCCATCCctgtaaattgaaaaataataatagttgttccgaactccccttgcgggaaggcctaagttcctctgtGGAAGGTTaatgccaccattattattatagtattattaaatttatttattgaaaacatTTGAGTCATCTAATATTTATGTCACGAAATGGAGTTAGATCATGCGTTTTATAATTATTGGCCAAATGCTAAATAATTTCTGATAATGCCAAACgctttagtttttaattttattctagaTTTTGTGAAAGATTCTTTTATCTAGAAACTCATAAAGACCATTTCATAtctaataatatttttgaaaaactcgTTATCACTTATACGCAAAATATTTGTGCTGAAACTTTAGGCGGAAGTTTTAGTACTACTTAAAATTCACGACTAATGCAGGAAGTAATATATAATAGTAAACCAAATatttaatatgaatttttaGATACATAGAGAATTTctgtaatattttaatttagtacAGACAAAATATTCTGATAATAGGCTTCGCAGTATACATTTTCCGAAATGGCGGACCATGTTCTCTTATTTGGTGAGAAAAGTTGGTCTAGATATAGAATATGTGGTTATTGAATGCTTTTAGCAGGTTTCTTAATCTgacatttaaagaaatttttggttaaccctttaaggacgattgggtcacccgtgacccatatagaaaataatttttcctgactacctgaagatATTTcattctaatgtttgtacataatcacgaagtagaaagatgtcgGAATCTAgagtattttttgcaaatctccagccatttgctatataaaaaatattcgaGCTCAAaagtaacgaattttcaaattttcacgttggtgcttaaattttaatatttttaatatttctattttttttttaagcaaaaacctcttgggactagaaactataataactatacataatattcctcaacaaagtaaaaattatatttttttggtattttcaggaaagcttcataattttcatgggtcgtgtatgacccaatcgtccataaaggtaaaaaacaccgaatttgtctctagtggattttcgaagatttgaggttagactgtttcatatttttgtttatgtgtgcgcaaaatagttaattattcgtgtaatattgtgtgatatatcaattagctgagatttcccagtgaaatactgactgaagaaggtgatatattgataatttaaaaaacttgataatttgataatttttgaaacttgatttcattgaatttcgcctagcggaaagcttctcgtccgtAAAGGGTTAATCTTCATTGTTATTTAATAAGAAAtcacttaattttaaattacattaaattcTAAGCTTGTTAACATAATTGATTTGAAAATAAacgtattttttattttataaataggattttactttaaattacgGTTTGAGATTACTTGTTATTATATAGCATTTTTGTCGATGTCAAGTGTTTATGAGTTCTTATCAATAATGATaggtaaaaatcaaaaattgcaaTATACATATTTTACCTTAAGAAACCTATTAAAAACACATGATTTATTTTAGGTTAGGcctaacataaccttaaatttctCAAATCAATTAATTGGATAATTGTAAGGAGTGTAATACTCAATAAAAACTTTCTCACTTCGACCttattttcagatatttttagacaacttattataaaatctttttattttattaggggtccatctggaagatgattgctccataaatatttttgaaataccacAAATTGGCAATCTCAACATTTTTCTTCTCCAAAtaacaaaatagcaaaaatagttccattttaaaatagaagaaaaaagcgcaattttaaagctgccccaattcaaaattGCCCCACTGCCCCTATgatgtttaatttattttgttcatcggtttcatttttattgtgcATTTTCGATGAGTAAAAAGCCTCGtcctcgtccttaaagtgttaactAGTTAGTTTTTATATCTCATAATGAAACAAGACTTTCATCAAGAGTCTTGTAAACTTATGCAAGTTGATCCATTCATCCTGTGACTTTGGTCAGAGGGAAAATGAACAGAGCAGGGAAAGTCTCagtaattgaatttaaaagttCCTCATGGACTAAACTTTAGTGCAGGGTTAAAAGTTTGTATCGCGGcaatgcagcatatgctgcatggtAGTAACAAAATTATCAATGTGTTTTCTACTTGTGAGAAAGTTTCTAAACTTTTATTTGCAATGTTATTCCCACCCATATAACAACATTGTATTTGCGTGGAATATTTGGGAGGAAGTTGGTCTTACCTCCGGATCGAAGACCTGGCTGTATTGTTGTTGCCATCTCTTGAAGTGATTCTGGAAaggaaaacaaaaacatttttttattaattttactaaatttgcAAATCACTGTCATTTAAGTACACTTGGCGCTATCTTATTATGAGTACTCAAGACTTGATTGTGTAGCATTTTTGTTGGCAAATATTAATTCATAAGTAGCAATTTTTCCAGTTTAAAGTTAATATTGACAATGCAAGTCACTAGAGataccattttataaaaaaaaatatatttgtcttATATATATGAGCAGGTGCTTTCCCAAATTGACTTCTCATTTGTGTTAAGTGCTTTGTGGTTTTGAAATCATTGTGGAAAATGTTGGTAGTGTTACTTGTTCTTGTCGTTGGgacaattttcctatttttccggAATATTTATTCATACTGGAAACGCAAGGGATTTCCCTACATCAAACCCTCAATTCCATTTGGGAATATCAGGGAGACAGCGATGCGGAAAATGTCGCTTGGAACTTGTCTACATGAGCTATACAAAAAGTCCACAGATCCTTTTGTTGGGATTTACTTGTTTTTCCGACCAGCTTTGTTAATTCGTGATGCAAACCTGGCTAAATCCATTTTAACGTCTGATTTTGAGCACTTCTATGATCGTGGGGTGCACTGTGATGAAGAAAACGATCCACTGTCAGCCACAATGTTCGCCCTAACAGGACAAAGTTGGAAGAAAATGCGATCAGCCCTCTCGCCGACATTCACTTCCGGAAAGCTCAAGAATATGTTCCCCACAATCATGGAAACCGGCATTGAACTTCAGAAGTACGTTGAACCCATGGCAGAGGcaggaaaatccattgaattaTTTGAGCTGTCAGCAAGATATGCTGTCGATATAATAGGATCTGTCTTTTTTGGAATATCTGTCGACACCATTCACAATCCCGAAAATAAATTCCGCCAAATTGGTCGAATTGCCCAGGGAGAGAATATCTCTGTTGCAATCAGGTCAGTGGGATTGCTTCTAGTACCCAAACTCCTGCAAATAGCTCGGGTGGGAATATTGCCATCTTTTGTTGCAAAATTTGTGATAAATCTCGTGAAAGATACGATTGAACATCGCGAGAAAAATTCAGTCACACGCAACGATTTCATGCAACTACTGCTGCAACTGCGCAACACCGGAAAAGTCAGTGCAAATGATGAAACGTGGGAGACGAAAATTAAAGATGGTAAGAATTTTCCCCTAATCGCCACTTATTTTGCTACAAGCGACTGTTCAGAAAGCAACATTCACTCAAAAGTTTACTAAACTCATTTATAAAATGCAtgaggggaagtggggcacttttgaaagtggggcagctttgaaattgggatttttgacctatttttaaataaaatttagccttatcataatataatttagctacacaaatggattgagaagctaaattacattatcttATGGAtcaattccacttaaacattggagaaaaatttcaatttcaaagctgcctcgCATTTAatttgccccacttccccccagcgtttccatttgaaattaaaGCATAAAACTCTTCAAATATGGTCAAATTTGTTTCCTTTCAAGATAAATTAGTCTAATTTCCACAAGTcgatatttcattaaaaataacttCATTTGCGAGAGTTAAAATTATTATGGACTATTGAAAATGATTTAGTTAAAACACTCTGATATCTCATGACTCATAATAGAAGCATTATGCAATAACTAATGCGCTTTCCCCGCTAGACAATTTTCACCAtaaatattccaaatatttaTGAGAAAAGTTTTATAGTGTTGAGAGCTTTTTAGATGTACTTGATGGAGATATGAAGTGGACTTTGCacagtactaaaaaaaaatgagtaagAGCTCTTgctttgaatattaaatttcactatttttgtgAGATTtgaatgtttttaatttttaaaatgcaaatataagtacttttaaaatttaattaaaataataaaagccattagaataaatgaaaaaggagaaaaaaatatggcaaagcgtcccagctttgcggaatgctcgaactgaCGAGATAGCAACCATTCGGCTTAATATACAtgtactaggggagactggggtaaaatttgtcaaaacgaaaatttattgactttatattctttttaaccctttaaggaccatTGAACACCGGTGtgccataaagaaaataatttttcctgacttccTAAAGTTAGTTTTTCCTTagatttgtacgtaattgcaaaagtATAAGGtggaaggaatctaggatatttttttgcaagttttcAGTAAATAGTAAATATATAAGGGAacagcaccccggatcggaatgtttagAGATATGctcaaaattaattgaaaatataagcctcaaaatattatttggtatttttttgtgtatgctaatcggtatattagtgatccatttaactatatctatatatgagttttaaatttttacaataaattaataaaaatagatttaattGCAACTGTGTagtctgtacctcggatcgtcacaaatttaatcatgtgtttcatgaaaaataggttttataaattaaatctgaactaatgcactgctttcttgtgagagttaaatggtaaaaagtagctaataatttttaaaaaatcatttgaatggACGCAACAATAtagtattaacctgacgatccgaggaacactgccgattgCTGGTGCTTTTCCCTTAtagtaaatatatataaatagtaaatagtatatagtaaatttttaaactcaaatgtgacgaatttttaaattctcatattgaaaattcattttaattattttttatacttccaatgctACCAATTTTGCTTTTAAACAAAATGGTTTTGGTAaaataaactacaatactcaaacataatatttttcattagaatgaaaattacCAGTCATCGATAtcgtcaaaaaaaaatacttaaatttttggtatattttttgttcctagagacaaaaaattacaccaaatcagactctgttgactTTTCAAggattagatgtaagacgtttcacaagttttgtttatcggtttcatttttattgctgattttcggtcagcgaaaactgacTGGTCATAATAT encodes the following:
- the LOC129808316 gene encoding probable cytochrome P450 6d4 translates to MLVVLLVLVVGTIFLFFRNIYSYWKRKGFPYIKPSIPFGNIRETAMRKMSLGTCLHELYKKSTDPFVGIYLFFRPALLIRDANLAKSILTSDFEHFYDRGVHCDEENDPLSATMFALTGQSWKKMRSALSPTFTSGKLKNMFPTIMETGIELQKYVEPMAEAGKSIELFELSARYAVDIIGSVFFGISVDTIHNPENKFRQIGRIAQGENISVAIRSVGLLLVPKLLQIARVGILPSFVAKFVINLVKDTIEHREKNSVTRNDFMQLLLQLRNTGKVSANDETWETKIKDGGQKMMSIEQCAAQVFLFYIAGSESSASTICFCIHELSHQRNLLLEAQREIDEMLKRHNGQVTYDNILELTYLDKCINETIRKYPALPILNRKCTKDYPIPGTDYVIEKDTPIIISLLGLQNDPKYFPNPEKFMPSRFDKGNEDFVSNAFYPFGDGPRNCIAQRMGKIVVKVGLVMLLSKYDFHCNEPNGAHELDFKQSTLNLSLATDVNLKVTIRKSTLMANSEINAGNGKIWHGH